A DNA window from Oryctolagus cuniculus chromosome 21, mOryCun1.1, whole genome shotgun sequence contains the following coding sequences:
- the PRR14L gene encoding protein PRR14L isoform X4: MKVNGTETDSSEGHENGNVSKGVSAGHSKDPDVDRTMASGEVSETSTLISLKPLNFMDPGLTEATPKEKACEELKTCPSWLSLLPGNSAISKVDNGKEELCKSNPVCEADDSQQQTLGHHKEKHSSARGDPAAMRNPGAAESSGENSKVPCCTSSLTSPGSRITSLEKGGFENDGLLKGSAEKTDNSYFGEDDQSKNLASSKENGAQLLSPVSERGELSIINGRQPVRDASGYCSGEKETVDSPKENIHSNHCVQGSLHAESPASSVPSSSPEAVEIVFKNNDLKVTSDTQGNKQNSFSSLVQIEEPKRTTTIEPGMLHEKICSEDSDSSVSIQRNLDGDTQLNEVSCHGFLPERKSLLSLRPEDQISSMPNDGSKPQEGTTQLQTSPDFDYRAESEKGIQTSQGDIPCSDEQSITCEMNKLSYTNELVVNKLENECVFNQVPLNSQDHTKLPTDSVLSRNKEMPFPASEGVQQSHQPPSEDGADVIAGTQTIPIETKAKDHSPPGHKTCGATSNSPTLNIKPGSLEGERETADSGTEDLHSRLLSDKKEAAGSPQEVIECTNVPSQRTSSCHCVRKSVPEENTCSTCAAFVSGRTTVDINNLAASRPENEHRVLCSQRREDFVESSACKVMCTSEESELDEAETKDSLLGDKFRNRTAAGMLNNGSSAKATACIRSSGEGVERKERDLPGETAFCKYNISDCAAQGLNQSANIPSPEKLLEQAPTVTFSSFENMNRAVETVHHKAEDVLDWQSKQSRPGGCRCEDRPAEEALEREGIETLTGPHREGSHNPQDQLITSGSSNPLSSGPKKGNAEAAIGSVSGCEESTHGIVDAVCAACSSEPAEGMLGVEVSGTLGSAIRQGRVTFQETLRSTLSQRDIAFTATTDQDSAFPNATASVVESLEIKKSCEEKVCQCLKDCEIEKCPDSCAHKMHKKESFADHEPNIRILDRVKLSLNDVCPEQQSKGAFLKETQRMTEGAKAEINVLLGKENTSKISSKELSSRGQDENSVSFGRLESTEIMPLCPSAQEKSGKNIKSEETALKNILKPKDDETLCENLKGCSVVLHEKGECIPRDASNCSEGDSMYISVKKNAGTECHRHLPLAVETEATREPEESQSGRVGPGTIGEASDVSTREPAGAVGGGGDDTSEISQAFTCPRRPSEAGKQQSEATCCVQKKEEEQTHPKGALERCTASDVFSDAAQTKNQPKAGQDESAKTKEITVAKPAKEDPKEESFRHPLKDAALCTGPCLPGDPQKVQDPSSAGCDPICGAFGNTSHQKGVLPVKKQPHRRCKRVSCQEQVSVGRRMSRASCSAFVKGPSAPIPTKAYRLLSSRVVSVPTRSEPETLPTRSSISHIPKQRATPCHLLRSLNFRKPTKESALLNKLSVLASKLAPATKTQKLTRYRRCSSELVPAAKSFKRLRYKRLLDGFSYSTMLLNPHLAASAWDKRPDSKPLALYSLEGIKMSFIDLSNRMPSLLFGSRIFPVSFPVKSGSDGATESSRTFPEHCAPARLALGKAAQCASQPPKWTFSFFLSHGCPGMAAFREDTGLHSQAHTQAPPPRPSPLPDCGDTAVVQPRADCSVLGLHTLLALCSPGCYRIWTKKRSFSSHMPTVQRLFLTQFTQGLKGLRSPASIADKIFCSLPYSVGRVLSIWSQHGPSACSFEISALQSTRSKEQPSLDTTSSHTMLPYVPLPGVEAPYSTSGNQMRLEPSFAALVPKSCLVTEPAVSQLLLSASELQVPAFAELDGVTAACPRPQSSPPEQKEAEPEKRPKKVSQIRIRKTIPKPDPNLTPMGLPRPKRLKKKEFSLEEIYTNKNYKSPPANRCLETIFEEPKERNGTLISISQQKRKRVLEFQDFTVPRKRRARGKVKLAGSFTRAQKAALQSRELDALLIQKLMELETFFAKEEEQEPSAGC, encoded by the exons ATGAAGGTCAATGGGACTGAGACGGACAGTAGTGAAGGCCACGAGAACGGCAATGTGAGTAAAGGTGTCTCAGCTGGGCACAGCAAAGACCCAGACGTAGACAGAACCATGGCCAGTGGTGAGGTTTCAGAAACCAGCACGTTAATTTCCCTAAAGCCTTTAAATTTTATGGACCCTGGATTAACAGAAGCAACTCCTAAGGAAAAAGCATGTGAAGAATTAAAAACTTGTCCTTCTTGGTTGTCATTATTACCAGGAAACAGTGCCATTTCCAAAGTGGACAATGGGAAGGAGGAGTTGTGTAAGTCAAACCCCGTCTGTGAAGCAGACGACAGTCAGCAACAGACACTTGGCCACCATAAGGAAAAACACAGTTCTGCACGTGGTGATCCCGCAGCCATGAGAAACCCAGGCGCTGCGGAGTCCTCGGGAGAAAATTCAAAAGTTCCGTGTTGCACATCGAGTCTGACGAGTCCGGGATCCAGAATAACATCCTTAGAAAAAGGTGGTTTTGAAAATGATGGTTTGCTGAAGGGATCTGCTGAAAAGACAGACAATTCCTATTTTGGTGAGGATGATCAAAGTAAGAACTTGGCTTCTAGCAAAGAAAATGGAGCACAGCTTTTGAGTCCTGTTAGTGAACGAGGGGAACTCTCCATTATTAACGGCAGGCAACCAGTCAGGGATGCCAGTGGTTATTGTTCTGGTGAGAAAGAAACTGTTGATTCTCCAAAAGAAAATATCCACAGTAACCACTGCGTGCAAGGCAGTCTCCATGCAGAGAGCCCTGCATCCTCGGTGCCCAGTTCTTCTCCTGAAGCCGTGGAAATAGTGTTCAAAAACAATGATTTGAAAGTCACTTCAGATACTCAAGGTAATAAACAAAACAGTTTTTCCTCCTTGGTGCAGATTGAGGAGCCGAAACGGACAACCACTATAGAACCTGGTATGTTACATGAAAAGATTTGTAGTGAAGACTCCGACTCCTCAGTTAGCATCCAGAGAAATCTGGACGGTGACACTCAGTTAAATGAAGTATCATGTCATGGTTTTCTGCCTGAAAGAAAATCCCTTCTGAGTTTAAGGCCAGAAGATCAGATAAGTTCTATGCCTAATGATGGATCCAAACCCCAGGAAGGTACTACTCAGTTACAAACATCTCCAGATTTTGATTACAGAGCTGAGTCAGAAAAAGGTATACAGACCTCACAGGGTGATATTCCGTGTTCAGATGAACAGAGCATTACCTGTGAGATGAATAAACTTTCTTATACCAATGAACTCGTTGTAAACAAACTCGAAAACGAATGTGTTTTTAATCAAGTGCCCCTTAATTCTCAAGACCATACAAAGTTGCCAACAGATTCTGTACTAAGTAGAAACAAAGAGATGCCTTTCCCAGCAAGTGAGGGTGTCCAACAGAGCCATCAGCCTCCTTCAGAGGACGGAGCAGATGTCATTGCTGGTACTCAGACCATTCCCATTGAGACAAAAGCAAAAGACCACTCTCCACCAGGTCACAAGACCTGTGGTGCCACCTCAAACAGTCCAACCTTAAACATCAAACCAGGAAGccttgaaggagagagagaaacggcTGATTCAGGAACTGAAGATCTACATTCCCGTCTTCTGTCAGATAAGAAAGAAGCAGCTGGTTCACCTCAAGAGGTCATAGAATGCACGAATGTTCCATCTCAGCGTACCTCCAGCTGTCATTGTGTGAGAAAAAGTGTACCAGAGGAGAACACGTGTTCCACCTGTGCTGCCTTTGTGTCTGGCAGAACCACTGTGGACATCAATAACTTGGCAGCCTCAAGACCCGAAAATGAGCACCGTGTTCTTTGCTCCCAGAGAAGGGAAGACTTTGTGGAAAGTAGTGCCTGTAAAGTGATGTGTACATCAGAGGAAAGTGAACTTGATGAGGCGGAAACTAAAGACAGCCTTCTAGGAGATAAGTTCAGAAACAGAACGGCAGCAGGGATGTTAAACAACGGATCTTCAGCCAAAGCCACCGCTTGCATCAGGTCCAGTGGGGAAGGGGTAGAAAGAAAGGAACGAGATCTACCCGGAGAGACTGCGTTTTGTAAATATAACATCTCTGATTGTGCTGCACAGGGACTAAACCAATCTGCAAACATTCCAAGTCCTGAGAAATTGTTGGAGCAGGCTCCTACTGTTACGTTCTCCAGTTTTGAAAACATGAACCGAGCAGTTGAAACTGTCCATCATAAGGCAGAGGACGTCCTTGACTGGCAGAGTAAACAAAGCAGACCAGGTGGATGCAGATGTGAAGATAGGCCAGCTGAGGAGGCACTGGAGAGGGAAGGGATAGAGACCCTCACAGGGCCTCACAGAGAAGGAAGTCACAACCCACAGGATCAGCTAATCACTTCAGGCAGTAGTAACCCTCTGTCTAGTGGTCCAAAGAAAGGCAACGCAGAAGCAGCCATTGGAAGTGTTTCTGGTTGTGAAGAGTCCACACACGGAATAGTAGATGCTGTCTGTGCAGCCTGTAGTAGTGAACCTGCAGAAGGCATGCTGGGTGTGGAAGTATCTGGCACGCTTGGTAGTGCCATAAGGCAAGGTAGAGTGACATTCCAAGAAACCTTAAGGAGTACCTTGTCTCAGAGAGATATTGCATTTACAGCAACAACTGACCAGGACTCAGCCTTCCCAAATGCTACTGCTTCTGTAGTAGAAtctcttgaaataaaaaaatcatgtgaAGAGAAAGTTTGCCAATGTTTAAAAGACTGTGAAATAGAAAAATGTCCAGACTCTTGTGCCCATAAGATGCATAAGAAGGAGTCTTTTGCAGATCATGAACCAAATATAAGAATATTGGACAGAGTAAAGCTGTCTTTAAATGATGTTTGTCCTGAACAGCAAAGTAAAGGAGCATTTCtgaaagaaacacaaagaatgaCCGAGGGcgcaaaagcagaaataaatgttCTCCTTGGCAAGGAAAATACCTCTAAGATTTCCTCAAAAGAGTTGTCTTCTAGAGGCCAAGATGAGAACTCTGTTTCCTTCGGGAGACTGGAATCCACTGAGATAATGCCTTTGTGTCCATCTGCTcaagaaaaatcaggaaaaaatattaaaagtgaagAAACTGCCCTGAAAAACATTCTCAAGCCAAAAGATGATGAAACGCTTTGTGAAAATCTAAAGGGCTGCTCAGTAGTTCTGCACGAGAAAGGGGAATGCATACCCAGGGACGCAAGTAATTGTAGTGAGGGAGACAGCATGTACATCAGTGTGAAGAAGAATGCTGGCACAGAGTGTCATAGACATTTGCCTTTGGCAGTGGAAACAGAAGCTACCAGAGAACCTGAAGAGTCTCAGAGTGGACGAGTGGGGCCCGGAACCATTGGGGAGGCATCTGATGTGAGTACCAGAGAGCCTGCTGGTGCTGTTGGCGGTGGTGGTGATGACACGAGTGAGATTTCCCAGGCCTTTACGTGCCCAAGGAGGCCCAGTGAagctggaaaacagcaaagcGAGGCAACGTGCTGCGtgcagaagaaggaagaggaacagaCCCATCCGAAAGGAGCGCTGGAGCGATGCACAGCATCTGATGTGTTTTCAGACGCGGCACAAACTAAGAACCAGCCCAAAGCTGGCCAAGATGAGTCTGCCAAGACGAAAGAAATCACCGTAGCAAAGCCAGCCAAGGAGGACCCAAAGGAGGAAAGCTTCCGCCATCCGTTAAAGGACGCTGCGTTGTGCACGGGCCCTTGCCTCCCTGGTGACCCCCAGAAAGTGCAGGATCCCTCCTCTGCTGGGTGTGATCCGATCTGTGGTGCCTTTGGGAACACTTCCCATCAGAAAGGAGTGCTTCCTGTAAAGAAGCAGCCCCACCGAAGGTGTAAGAGAGTTTCCTGTCAGGAGCAAGTCAGTGTGGGGAGAAGAATGAGTAGAGCGAGCTGCTCTGCCTTTGTAAAGGGTCCCTCTGCGCCCATCCCCACAAAAGCCTACAGGCTTCTCAGTTCACGGGTTGTCTCTGTGCCCACACGGTCAGAGCCTGAAACCCTGCctaccaggagctccatcagccACATACCAAAGCAGAGGGCTACTCCGTGCCATCTCCTGAGGAGCCTGAATTTTAGGAAGCCTACCAAAGAATCAGCCTTACTAAACAAGCTGTCTGTCCTTGCCTCCAAACTCGCCCCGGCCACAAAGACCCAGAAACTTACACGGTATCGGCGGTGTTCCTCTGAACTTGTTCCAGCGGCTAAAAGCTTCAAGCGGCTCAGATATAAACGGCTCCTCGATGGGTTTTCATACAGTACAATGCTGCTGAACCCACATCTGGCAGCTAGCGCATGGGATAAAAGGCCCGACAGTAAGCCCCTGGCACTTTATTCTCTTGAAGGCATCAAGATGAGCTTCATCGACCTGAGCAACAGGATGCCATCACTGCTGTTTGGTTCCAGAATCTTCCCAGTGTCCTTCCCTGTGAAGTCGGGCTCAGATGGCGCGACTGAGTCCTCGCGGACTTTCCCTGAGCACTGTGCTCCCGCGAGGCTCGCCTTAGGAAAGGCTGCCCAGTGTGCGTCTCAACCTCCCAAGTGgaccttctctttcttcctgtcccATGGCTGCCCTGGGATGGCCGCATTCAGGGAAGACACTGGCCTCCACAGTCAGGCCCACACTCAGGCCCCTCCACCGCGGCCATCTCCTCTGCCAGACTGCGGGGACACTGCCGTGGTCCAGCCCAGAGCAGACTGCTCTGTCCTTGGCCTTCACACGCTTCTCGCACTTTGTTCACCAGGATGTTATCGAATCTGGACAAAAAAACGGAGCTTCTCCAGCCACATGCCTACTGTGCAGAGGCTTTTCCTGACCCAGTTTACACAGGGCTTAAAGGGGTTGAGGTCTCCAGCCTCCATAGCAGACAAGATCTTTTGTTCTCTGCCCTACTCGGTGGGCAGAGTGCTGTCCATTTGGAGCCAGCATGGACCTTCTGCCTGCTCCTTTGAAATTTCTGCTCTTCAGTCCACTCGCAGCAAGGAGCAGCCAAGTCTGGACACCACAAGCAG CCACACCATGTTACCATATGTGCCTCTTCCAGGCGTGGAAGCTCCATACAGCACCAGCGGCAACCAGATGAG GCTGGAGCCTTCGTTCGCTGCCTTGGTACCAAAGTCTTGCTTGGTCACGGAGCCAGCTGTCAGCCAACTCCTGCTTTCAGCCTCCGAGCTCCAAGTCCCTGCATTTGCTGAGCTCGATGGGGTGACAGCAGCGTGCCCACGACCGCAGAGCAGCCCTCCAGAGCAGAAGGAG GCTGAACCAGAGAAGAGGCCAAAGAAAGTCTCGCAGATTCGCATCCGGAAAACCATTCCTAAACCAGATCCCAATCTCACCCCCATGGGCCTTCCTCGACCCAAAAG
- the PRR14L gene encoding protein PRR14L isoform X2: MLSSGIETQPVPLDSSMSAVVQELYSELPEDLLMQSSKELSCTDLPGDFLRSKERSVQIINESVVEPPAEVQGMKVNGTETDSSEGHENGNVSKGVSAGHSKDPDVDRTMASGEVSETSTLISLKPLNFMDPGLTEATPKEKACEELKTCPSWLSLLPGNSAISKVDNGKEELCKSNPVCEADDSQQQTLGHHKEKHSSARGDPAAMRNPGAAESSGENSKVPCCTSSLTSPGSRITSLEKGGFENDGLLKGSAEKTDNSYFGEDDQSKNLASSKENGAQLLSPVSERGELSIINGRQPVRDASGYCSGEKETVDSPKENIHSNHCVQGSLHAESPASSVPSSSPEAVEIVFKNNDLKVTSDTQGNKQNSFSSLVQIEEPKRTTTIEPGMLHEKICSEDSDSSVSIQRNLDGDTQLNEVSCHGFLPERKSLLSLRPEDQISSMPNDGSKPQEGTTQLQTSPDFDYRAESEKGIQTSQGDIPCSDEQSITCEMNKLSYTNELVVNKLENECVFNQVPLNSQDHTKLPTDSVLSRNKEMPFPASEGVQQSHQPPSEDGADVIAGTQTIPIETKAKDHSPPGHKTCGATSNSPTLNIKPGSLEGERETADSGTEDLHSRLLSDKKEAAGSPQEVIECTNVPSQRTSSCHCVRKSVPEENTCSTCAAFVSGRTTVDINNLAASRPENEHRVLCSQRREDFVESSACKVMCTSEESELDEAETKDSLLGDKFRNRTAAGMLNNGSSAKATACIRSSGEGVERKERDLPGETAFCKYNISDCAAQGLNQSANIPSPEKLLEQAPTVTFSSFENMNRAVETVHHKAEDVLDWQSKQSRPGGCRCEDRPAEEALEREGIETLTGPHREGSHNPQDQLITSGSSNPLSSGPKKGNAEAAIGSVSGCEESTHGIVDAVCAACSSEPAEGMLGVEVSGTLGSAIRQGRVTFQETLRSTLSQRDIAFTATTDQDSAFPNATASVVESLEIKKSCEEKVCQCLKDCEIEKCPDSCAHKMHKKESFADHEPNIRILDRVKLSLNDVCPEQQSKGAFLKETQRMTEGAKAEINVLLGKENTSKISSKELSSRGQDENSVSFGRLESTEIMPLCPSAQEKSGKNIKSEETALKNILKPKDDETLCENLKGCSVVLHEKGECIPRDASNCSEGDSMYISVKKNAGTECHRHLPLAVETEATREPEESQSGRVGPGTIGEASDVSTREPAGAVGGGGDDTSEISQAFTCPRRPSEAGKQQSEATCCVQKKEEEQTHPKGALERCTASDVFSDAAQTKNQPKAGQDESAKTKEITVAKPAKEDPKEESFRHPLKDAALCTGPCLPGDPQKVQDPSSAGCDPICGAFGNTSHQKGVLPVKKQPHRRCKRVSCQEQVSVGRRMSRASCSAFVKGPSAPIPTKAYRLLSSRVVSVPTRSEPETLPTRSSISHIPKQRATPCHLLRSLNFRKPTKESALLNKLSVLASKLAPATKTQKLTRYRRCSSELVPAAKSFKRLRYKRLLDGFSYSTMLLNPHLAASAWDKRPDSKPLALYSLEGIKMSFIDLSNRMPSLLFGSRIFPVSFPVKSGSDGATESSRTFPEHCAPARLALGKAAQCASQPPKWTFSFFLSHGCPGMAAFREDTGLHSQAHTQAPPPRPSPLPDCGDTAVVQPRADCSVLGLHTLLALCSPGCYRIWTKKRSFSSHMPTVQRLFLTQFTQGLKGLRSPASIADKIFCSLPYSVGRVLSIWSQHGPSACSFEISALQSTRSKEQPSLDTTSSHTMLPYVPLPGVEAPYSTSGNQMRLEPSFAALVPKSCLVTEPAVSQLLLSASELQVPAFAELDGVTAACPRPQSSPPEQKEAEPEKRPKKVSQIRIRKTIPKPDPNLTPMGLPRPKRLKKKEFSLEEIYTNKNYKSPPANRCLETIFEEPKERNGTLISISQQKRKRVLEFQDFTVPRKRRARGKVKLAGSFTRAQKAALQSRELDALLIQKLMELETFFAKEEEQEPSAGC, from the exons AGCGAAGTGTGCAGATTATAAATGAAAGCGTGGTAGAACCCCCTGCAGAAGTACAAGGTATGAAGGTCAATGGGACTGAGACGGACAGTAGTGAAGGCCACGAGAACGGCAATGTGAGTAAAGGTGTCTCAGCTGGGCACAGCAAAGACCCAGACGTAGACAGAACCATGGCCAGTGGTGAGGTTTCAGAAACCAGCACGTTAATTTCCCTAAAGCCTTTAAATTTTATGGACCCTGGATTAACAGAAGCAACTCCTAAGGAAAAAGCATGTGAAGAATTAAAAACTTGTCCTTCTTGGTTGTCATTATTACCAGGAAACAGTGCCATTTCCAAAGTGGACAATGGGAAGGAGGAGTTGTGTAAGTCAAACCCCGTCTGTGAAGCAGACGACAGTCAGCAACAGACACTTGGCCACCATAAGGAAAAACACAGTTCTGCACGTGGTGATCCCGCAGCCATGAGAAACCCAGGCGCTGCGGAGTCCTCGGGAGAAAATTCAAAAGTTCCGTGTTGCACATCGAGTCTGACGAGTCCGGGATCCAGAATAACATCCTTAGAAAAAGGTGGTTTTGAAAATGATGGTTTGCTGAAGGGATCTGCTGAAAAGACAGACAATTCCTATTTTGGTGAGGATGATCAAAGTAAGAACTTGGCTTCTAGCAAAGAAAATGGAGCACAGCTTTTGAGTCCTGTTAGTGAACGAGGGGAACTCTCCATTATTAACGGCAGGCAACCAGTCAGGGATGCCAGTGGTTATTGTTCTGGTGAGAAAGAAACTGTTGATTCTCCAAAAGAAAATATCCACAGTAACCACTGCGTGCAAGGCAGTCTCCATGCAGAGAGCCCTGCATCCTCGGTGCCCAGTTCTTCTCCTGAAGCCGTGGAAATAGTGTTCAAAAACAATGATTTGAAAGTCACTTCAGATACTCAAGGTAATAAACAAAACAGTTTTTCCTCCTTGGTGCAGATTGAGGAGCCGAAACGGACAACCACTATAGAACCTGGTATGTTACATGAAAAGATTTGTAGTGAAGACTCCGACTCCTCAGTTAGCATCCAGAGAAATCTGGACGGTGACACTCAGTTAAATGAAGTATCATGTCATGGTTTTCTGCCTGAAAGAAAATCCCTTCTGAGTTTAAGGCCAGAAGATCAGATAAGTTCTATGCCTAATGATGGATCCAAACCCCAGGAAGGTACTACTCAGTTACAAACATCTCCAGATTTTGATTACAGAGCTGAGTCAGAAAAAGGTATACAGACCTCACAGGGTGATATTCCGTGTTCAGATGAACAGAGCATTACCTGTGAGATGAATAAACTTTCTTATACCAATGAACTCGTTGTAAACAAACTCGAAAACGAATGTGTTTTTAATCAAGTGCCCCTTAATTCTCAAGACCATACAAAGTTGCCAACAGATTCTGTACTAAGTAGAAACAAAGAGATGCCTTTCCCAGCAAGTGAGGGTGTCCAACAGAGCCATCAGCCTCCTTCAGAGGACGGAGCAGATGTCATTGCTGGTACTCAGACCATTCCCATTGAGACAAAAGCAAAAGACCACTCTCCACCAGGTCACAAGACCTGTGGTGCCACCTCAAACAGTCCAACCTTAAACATCAAACCAGGAAGccttgaaggagagagagaaacggcTGATTCAGGAACTGAAGATCTACATTCCCGTCTTCTGTCAGATAAGAAAGAAGCAGCTGGTTCACCTCAAGAGGTCATAGAATGCACGAATGTTCCATCTCAGCGTACCTCCAGCTGTCATTGTGTGAGAAAAAGTGTACCAGAGGAGAACACGTGTTCCACCTGTGCTGCCTTTGTGTCTGGCAGAACCACTGTGGACATCAATAACTTGGCAGCCTCAAGACCCGAAAATGAGCACCGTGTTCTTTGCTCCCAGAGAAGGGAAGACTTTGTGGAAAGTAGTGCCTGTAAAGTGATGTGTACATCAGAGGAAAGTGAACTTGATGAGGCGGAAACTAAAGACAGCCTTCTAGGAGATAAGTTCAGAAACAGAACGGCAGCAGGGATGTTAAACAACGGATCTTCAGCCAAAGCCACCGCTTGCATCAGGTCCAGTGGGGAAGGGGTAGAAAGAAAGGAACGAGATCTACCCGGAGAGACTGCGTTTTGTAAATATAACATCTCTGATTGTGCTGCACAGGGACTAAACCAATCTGCAAACATTCCAAGTCCTGAGAAATTGTTGGAGCAGGCTCCTACTGTTACGTTCTCCAGTTTTGAAAACATGAACCGAGCAGTTGAAACTGTCCATCATAAGGCAGAGGACGTCCTTGACTGGCAGAGTAAACAAAGCAGACCAGGTGGATGCAGATGTGAAGATAGGCCAGCTGAGGAGGCACTGGAGAGGGAAGGGATAGAGACCCTCACAGGGCCTCACAGAGAAGGAAGTCACAACCCACAGGATCAGCTAATCACTTCAGGCAGTAGTAACCCTCTGTCTAGTGGTCCAAAGAAAGGCAACGCAGAAGCAGCCATTGGAAGTGTTTCTGGTTGTGAAGAGTCCACACACGGAATAGTAGATGCTGTCTGTGCAGCCTGTAGTAGTGAACCTGCAGAAGGCATGCTGGGTGTGGAAGTATCTGGCACGCTTGGTAGTGCCATAAGGCAAGGTAGAGTGACATTCCAAGAAACCTTAAGGAGTACCTTGTCTCAGAGAGATATTGCATTTACAGCAACAACTGACCAGGACTCAGCCTTCCCAAATGCTACTGCTTCTGTAGTAGAAtctcttgaaataaaaaaatcatgtgaAGAGAAAGTTTGCCAATGTTTAAAAGACTGTGAAATAGAAAAATGTCCAGACTCTTGTGCCCATAAGATGCATAAGAAGGAGTCTTTTGCAGATCATGAACCAAATATAAGAATATTGGACAGAGTAAAGCTGTCTTTAAATGATGTTTGTCCTGAACAGCAAAGTAAAGGAGCATTTCtgaaagaaacacaaagaatgaCCGAGGGcgcaaaagcagaaataaatgttCTCCTTGGCAAGGAAAATACCTCTAAGATTTCCTCAAAAGAGTTGTCTTCTAGAGGCCAAGATGAGAACTCTGTTTCCTTCGGGAGACTGGAATCCACTGAGATAATGCCTTTGTGTCCATCTGCTcaagaaaaatcaggaaaaaatattaaaagtgaagAAACTGCCCTGAAAAACATTCTCAAGCCAAAAGATGATGAAACGCTTTGTGAAAATCTAAAGGGCTGCTCAGTAGTTCTGCACGAGAAAGGGGAATGCATACCCAGGGACGCAAGTAATTGTAGTGAGGGAGACAGCATGTACATCAGTGTGAAGAAGAATGCTGGCACAGAGTGTCATAGACATTTGCCTTTGGCAGTGGAAACAGAAGCTACCAGAGAACCTGAAGAGTCTCAGAGTGGACGAGTGGGGCCCGGAACCATTGGGGAGGCATCTGATGTGAGTACCAGAGAGCCTGCTGGTGCTGTTGGCGGTGGTGGTGATGACACGAGTGAGATTTCCCAGGCCTTTACGTGCCCAAGGAGGCCCAGTGAagctggaaaacagcaaagcGAGGCAACGTGCTGCGtgcagaagaaggaagaggaacagaCCCATCCGAAAGGAGCGCTGGAGCGATGCACAGCATCTGATGTGTTTTCAGACGCGGCACAAACTAAGAACCAGCCCAAAGCTGGCCAAGATGAGTCTGCCAAGACGAAAGAAATCACCGTAGCAAAGCCAGCCAAGGAGGACCCAAAGGAGGAAAGCTTCCGCCATCCGTTAAAGGACGCTGCGTTGTGCACGGGCCCTTGCCTCCCTGGTGACCCCCAGAAAGTGCAGGATCCCTCCTCTGCTGGGTGTGATCCGATCTGTGGTGCCTTTGGGAACACTTCCCATCAGAAAGGAGTGCTTCCTGTAAAGAAGCAGCCCCACCGAAGGTGTAAGAGAGTTTCCTGTCAGGAGCAAGTCAGTGTGGGGAGAAGAATGAGTAGAGCGAGCTGCTCTGCCTTTGTAAAGGGTCCCTCTGCGCCCATCCCCACAAAAGCCTACAGGCTTCTCAGTTCACGGGTTGTCTCTGTGCCCACACGGTCAGAGCCTGAAACCCTGCctaccaggagctccatcagccACATACCAAAGCAGAGGGCTACTCCGTGCCATCTCCTGAGGAGCCTGAATTTTAGGAAGCCTACCAAAGAATCAGCCTTACTAAACAAGCTGTCTGTCCTTGCCTCCAAACTCGCCCCGGCCACAAAGACCCAGAAACTTACACGGTATCGGCGGTGTTCCTCTGAACTTGTTCCAGCGGCTAAAAGCTTCAAGCGGCTCAGATATAAACGGCTCCTCGATGGGTTTTCATACAGTACAATGCTGCTGAACCCACATCTGGCAGCTAGCGCATGGGATAAAAGGCCCGACAGTAAGCCCCTGGCACTTTATTCTCTTGAAGGCATCAAGATGAGCTTCATCGACCTGAGCAACAGGATGCCATCACTGCTGTTTGGTTCCAGAATCTTCCCAGTGTCCTTCCCTGTGAAGTCGGGCTCAGATGGCGCGACTGAGTCCTCGCGGACTTTCCCTGAGCACTGTGCTCCCGCGAGGCTCGCCTTAGGAAAGGCTGCCCAGTGTGCGTCTCAACCTCCCAAGTGgaccttctctttcttcctgtcccATGGCTGCCCTGGGATGGCCGCATTCAGGGAAGACACTGGCCTCCACAGTCAGGCCCACACTCAGGCCCCTCCACCGCGGCCATCTCCTCTGCCAGACTGCGGGGACACTGCCGTGGTCCAGCCCAGAGCAGACTGCTCTGTCCTTGGCCTTCACACGCTTCTCGCACTTTGTTCACCAGGATGTTATCGAATCTGGACAAAAAAACGGAGCTTCTCCAGCCACATGCCTACTGTGCAGAGGCTTTTCCTGACCCAGTTTACACAGGGCTTAAAGGGGTTGAGGTCTCCAGCCTCCATAGCAGACAAGATCTTTTGTTCTCTGCCCTACTCGGTGGGCAGAGTGCTGTCCATTTGGAGCCAGCATGGACCTTCTGCCTGCTCCTTTGAAATTTCTGCTCTTCAGTCCACTCGCAGCAAGGAGCAGCCAAGTCTGGACACCACAAGCAG CCACACCATGTTACCATATGTGCCTCTTCCAGGCGTGGAAGCTCCATACAGCACCAGCGGCAACCAGATGAG GCTGGAGCCTTCGTTCGCTGCCTTGGTACCAAAGTCTTGCTTGGTCACGGAGCCAGCTGTCAGCCAACTCCTGCTTTCAGCCTCCGAGCTCCAAGTCCCTGCATTTGCTGAGCTCGATGGGGTGACAGCAGCGTGCCCACGACCGCAGAGCAGCCCTCCAGAGCAGAAGGAG GCTGAACCAGAGAAGAGGCCAAAGAAAGTCTCGCAGATTCGCATCCGGAAAACCATTCCTAAACCAGATCCCAATCTCACCCCCATGGGCCTTCCTCGACCCAAAAG